attttacggAAAAGTGTTGGTACATGTTCATCATCAAATGGTAAAGTACCACAAAGTAAAGCATAAAGTATTATTCCACAAGACCAAATATCAACTTCTGGACCAGCATATAATTTACCCGAAATTACTTCTGGTGCTGCATAATTAGGAGAACCACAAGAAGTACGTAAAAACTCTCCATCCATCATCATATTTGATAAacctttaataaaatcattatattaaattataatttgatataaattgtatattttatattcaaataaaaataatcaataagtcttatttaaaatgttataattaattaatattaatgtataaaaaaaaatatttataaaagttcagtttttattatttttttaaaattagtattaaaaataaaatattaaaaaggattcattttttgaatcacagatattatattttaaataaaatttgatttaaggCATAAAATATCAACTATATTCAAGTACCAAAATCTGCTATCTTTACATGTAGATTGTGATCTAACAAAAGATTTTCTGGTTTTAAATCTCGATGAACTATCATATGTCTGTGACAATAATCAACACCAGaaataatttgttgaaaaaatctTCGTGCCTCATATTCTTTTAGTTTGCCATGTTTCACAATATAGTCGAACAACTCTCCACCTGATACATATtccattatcataaatatatctgtGGGTGTGCTTATAACTTGATATCTaaatcacaaaaaaatatttatatcctttGATAGTCAATATTTCACAGTGCatgttattattacatacaatttaataatatgaggATGTCTGAAAAGTTTAAGATTTTGTATTTCTCTTCTAATCTTTCCAACCACATCTAAACTTTTGATCTTCTgacgattcaaaatttttacagcAACTTTATGTTTTGTTAATACATGTTCTCCaactatgaaaaaaataaattaataatcttttataaattacataataatttatattttttaatattatatacgtaattataaaatatttaaatatttttatattatcaaattaatataataaaaatttatttaaaaaataataattacatacttTTTACTTTACCAAATGTTCCAACACCTAAAGTTTGTCCAAGGGTATAATGGCCTATCTTAACAATTGGTTGTGGTTGATTAGATGGAATTTTTTCAGACATTGTTACAAATGCtacaatatgtaataaatattattgattaaaacaaaaataaaataattattagacaaatttagatatttttagatattttagaaattttaaaagtttaaaataaaaaaagtttaaaataacatacgaaaagttgtaattaaaaagtatctaattcatttagaaaaatgtCAATAATTGATCATTTTTGACACTTTACTgcaattacttatttatattccacaaatataataaattttttaaaacttaaagcAAGgtcaaatagaatataaacggaattattaaagttataattatatcatgatagaatgcaattatattgaaaaatattaaaataaaaactcattaaataaattagaaataaaataattaacaattcgaTCACctgatattatttacatattctgatacttattattttgaagataCCACTACATAGACATGTAACATgttaaatcatttatcataaaatttaaagattagaaaactactaataaatttcatattaatatttttgattcataGAGAAATCAAAACCTTagatcgttaaaatattttatgttagtacatatatatatatatatatatatatatatatatatatagcgctATCATAAATTGAACTGGCggcttatataaaatttgtttttcaatatattatatgaaacgtataaagaaaaattatactgtaaaattttttattttacttttaaattttttaattatatcatatataaaaagttgttttaatttaatttgtttttaaattctaattttttttatttttttcattcattaacaattttttgaaaataaaagtttatttaaaataaaattaatgtatataatcatcaaatgattattatttttataatactattttttaatcttagtagtcaatctattaaaataatggaaattatattctttttttaggaAGATTCAAGATCGAATGGTGTAATCgcgttagaaataaaattgattttttgttttatcttcaagtaaaatttgttaattatattactattcaaatgtcagaaaaagaaaatcttatcaaatattttcttagtgGCGGTTTTGGTGGAATATGTACTGTTATAGTGGGTCATCCTTTAGACACGATAAAAGTAaggttatattaattataaaaattaaaaacataaaaaatataaaattaataaaaattattaactttttataaatatataattaatatgtacaatttatgatatatttctatttataaattctattataaattaattaagcaattatacatataatagcaacattaataattataaaataaaaaaatatttctaaataaaccaaattttatgatttacaaaaaatttatcttcattattaAAGTGcagcaaaatttattaaatagaatttttaactaaaatataaaattttttaaatatttttattatttattaatattttttattatgtttaaaaattgaaacaaaatatgtCAACAAGTATTGCagcttttctaaattaaaataaatttcttaaaaaaataaatagaaatttggggtagaatagatatttcaaagtaaaatgtaaaagataaTCCCCCATTTTTCAGCTGCACCTAATCTAATTATAAGTAGGATTATTAAGTCCTACTTAGGATTGAACTGTCTTTTTCTGAAGAGGAGTGGCCCTAATAATGGATATGTTAGGTAAAAGAAAGATTGTGTGTgctgataatattaaagatactatatctaattttttatttaaacaatttattttccattatagggtttccatcatttttgtaataatatatttattattatatattattattatatattattatataatataatattttttaaaatctttatattaatgaattagttgtatataaatattatgatctattattaaaattattttttatttctatcataaattaaaatctataataaatattatattataataatgaaaaattaaaattaaaataaaataagaaaataatttataataagaatatatttataataagaatacttaataagaattaatattttttatatttcttgttcattttactataaattttttattttttcaatttattgttgttaataataaatttttattaataataattaataataatttatattaaaataagtgctttaaaaaagatattttaacagGTCCGCCTTCAAACTATGCCTATACCAGGTCCAAATGGAGTGCTCTTATATAATGGAACTATAGATTGTGCTAGGAAAACAATTGCAAAAGAAGGAATACGTGGATTATATAAGggttagtatataatatatataatatacttattatatgatatatattacttatacataaatattttttattgattgttaatttcttattaaaaaatatttataagattattttgaatattttttttaggtatGGGTGCACCTTTATGTGGCGTGGCTCCAATATTTGCTATAAGTTTTTATGGATTTGGATTGGGTAAACAATTAGtacaaagaaataatgaagaattaaCTTCTTTCCAACTGTTTTATGCTGGTGCATTTAGTGGTATCTTTACAACTATTATAATGGCTCCTggtgaaagaataaaatgtctTTTACAAACACAACAAggtataaaatctaaatatagtGGTCCTATTGATTGTATGAAACAACTTTATAAGGAAGGAGggattaaaagtatttataaaggTACCTGTGCTACTCTTTTAAGAGGtaggtaatattatttatttttctattttatttttaaatgatttaaatataaagattatgaaaataaaaattgttaattgcaattcttttttattctgaatttctattgttatatttagctatacacatattatatataaaactaaaaatgatatattaaagagcaatcttataaaaattgtttaaaaacaaattaaacttctaattttgttttttttatacacacatattcattgcaaattaaaacaatatattagctaactaataatattatcttcataattatattttccaattgaagacttttttaaatgttttttttttgaagttcTGCATTGCAAACCACCTTTACGTAATGCATGAAAAACTCCCcaatttttcaacttcttAGGGGTTGAACATCTTGGTGCTGTTTCTCTTAATCTATTtacctattttatataaattataaaataaattattttataataaattataaaatatatctatttacctattttaaaataaattataatgatattctttttttatctaattttcatttaagaatgaaacaaaaagtagTTTTTTTGTACTCACCAAATGAGGATTCCACGTAAACATTAGACAAGTGCAATCCCATGGATTGCCATCTAATCTTACAATTGCAAAATCAAATTGCTGTCTACTTGGAATCCGaagcattttaaaaaaatctataggTAGtgaagttaatttattttgtgaaagaataatttcccTAAGTTGTTTCTGTTGTTCTATTCCAAATAAACCAGGTGGAATGAATTCTAATTCATTATTCGATAGATCTATGCGTTTAACATTTTGTAAACCATAAAATGCATCCATagatattttacgaatatgACAGTTACTTAAATTAAGATCTATTAACTtgattaaatctataaatgcATCAAATTCgatacttgaaatatttcctTGTACTTTTAATTGTAACAGCTCAGGCATTccttgaaatataaaacgttCCAAAactagtatttttaaattatacaagtataatatttgaagatgACATAATcccaaaaatgaatttttttgtagatataatttcgaatcttCGCCTCCCAAGTAGAGATTTAATGTTGTATTCATGATTTCAAAAGTACTGAAATCAGaagatatttctattaattttatatcttattattaatcattaacttATTaactatcattttatttcaaaaaaagaaaaaaaatgtattaaaataccTTGGAAATATAGAATCCAAaggattttctcgaaaatctgcaattttcaacattggaaaaggaggaaaagatAACTCTGACAAAAAAGTtagattatttcttcttaaatcaAGATTTTCAAGCATTAATAAACCAGCTAAATCTACACTTTTAAGCGTTAACAATTGATTGTTTGCAAGcgataatacttttaaatttggagtaccataaaaacaaaattctggaatgaattttaaattatttttttctaatgaaaGATGAATAAGACTATTTAAACCATCAAACATATGCCATGATATGTCTTTTAAATCACAatcataaattcttaaatgtgTTAAAGCTCCTAAACCAGTAAAAAGTCCAACAGTTTCTTTATAACCTTCCATTTCTTGTTTGTATACATCATATGGAAGTATTTCCTTATCATCACTTTCTCCATTGTTTTGTTgacttaaaaatatcaatctatGTCCTATACTTTgactgatattatttaataattgtttattttcattctcgtCGTTAGTAACAGTATTCATTGGTTTAATTACAAGATTagctttgtttctttttgttgCACTTAAACTTGTTAATTTTACTCGTTCTAAATTTAAGTAAAGAAGATTTAATCCTAATGGATATAATGAATCaacagataaaataattcctcCCAGTTTCTTTTGTTGTAtggtcaaatttttttttagagattcaTTATAATCTATGCCCT
This region of Apis mellifera strain DH4 linkage group LG14, Amel_HAv3.1, whole genome shotgun sequence genomic DNA includes:
- the LOC552361 gene encoding congested-like trachea protein isoform X1, coding for MSEKENLIKYFLSGGFGGICTVIVGHPLDTIKVRLQTMPIPGPNGVLLYNGTIDCARKTIAKEGIRGLYKGMGAPLCGVAPIFAISFYGFGLGKQLVQRNNEELTSFQLFYAGAFSGIFTTIIMAPGERIKCLLQTQQGIKSKYSGPIDCMKQLYKEGGIKSIYKGTCATLLRDVPASGMYFMTYECLKKWMSSEEGKLGILQTIMAGGFAGITNWIVGMPPDVLKSRLQSAPDGTFKNGIRDVFIILMKEEGPKALYKGCVPVMLRAFPANAACFLGFEIAMNFLNWVL
- the LOC552361 gene encoding congested-like trachea protein isoform X2, producing the protein MPIPGPNGVLLYNGTIDCARKTIAKEGIRGLYKGMGAPLCGVAPIFAISFYGFGLGKQLVQRNNEELTSFQLFYAGAFSGIFTTIIMAPGERIKCLLQTQQGIKSKYSGPIDCMKQLYKEGGIKSIYKGTCATLLRDVPASGMYFMTYECLKKWMSSEEGKLGILQTIMAGGFAGITNWIVGMPPDVLKSRLQSAPDGTFKNGIRDVFIILMKEEGPKALYKGCVPVMLRAFPANAACFLGFEIAMNFLNWVL
- the LOC100579015 gene encoding leucine-rich repeat-containing protein 15 isoform X2, which codes for MIPEFLKVAICVIAEEYEELLDKLPSDIQVFTILQSGLGNFEIRLQSTTFQRFTDLISLDIQGIDYNESLKKNLTIQQKKLGGIILSVDSLYPLGLNLLYLNLERVKLTSLSATKRNKANLVIKPMNTVTNDENENKQLLNNISQSIGHRLIFLSQQNNGESDDKEILPYDVYKQEMEGYKETVGLFTGLGALTHLRIYDCDLKDISWHMFDGLNSLIHLSLEKNNLKFIPEFCFYGTPNLKVLSLANNQLLTLKSVDLAGLLMLENLDLRRNNLTFLSELSFPPFPMLKIADFRENPLDSIFPSTFEIMNTTLNLYLGGEDSKLYLQKNSFLGLCHLQILYLYNLKILVLERFIFQGMPELLQLKVQGNISSIEFDAFIDLIKLIDLNLSNCHIRKISMDAFYGLQNVKRIDLSNNELEFIPPGLFGIEQQKQLREIILSQNKLTSLPIDFFKMLRIPSRQQFDFAIVRLDGNPWDCTCLMFTWNPHLVNRLRETAPRCSTPKKLKNWGVFHALRKGGLQCRTSKKKHLKKSSIGKYNYEDNIIS
- the LOC100579015 gene encoding leucine-rich repeat-containing protein 15 isoform X1, producing the protein MMVILILVFTLLNECFGQIIDIGDIWEAKCPPGCSCEVQKFVDLPLHRWIKTNQDQNLSNDVKFELGLNIDHSMIPEFLKVAICVIAEEYEELLDKLPSDIQVFTILQSGLGNFEIRLQSTTFQRFTDLISLDIQGIDYNESLKKNLTIQQKKLGGIILSVDSLYPLGLNLLYLNLERVKLTSLSATKRNKANLVIKPMNTVTNDENENKQLLNNISQSIGHRLIFLSQQNNGESDDKEILPYDVYKQEMEGYKETVGLFTGLGALTHLRIYDCDLKDISWHMFDGLNSLIHLSLEKNNLKFIPEFCFYGTPNLKVLSLANNQLLTLKSVDLAGLLMLENLDLRRNNLTFLSELSFPPFPMLKIADFRENPLDSIFPSTFEIMNTTLNLYLGGEDSKLYLQKNSFLGLCHLQILYLYNLKILVLERFIFQGMPELLQLKVQGNISSIEFDAFIDLIKLIDLNLSNCHIRKISMDAFYGLQNVKRIDLSNNELEFIPPGLFGIEQQKQLREIILSQNKLTSLPIDFFKMLRIPSRQQFDFAIVRLDGNPWDCTCLMFTWNPHLVNRLRETAPRCSTPKKLKNWGVFHALRKGGLQCRTSKKKHLKKSSIGKYNYEDNIIS